A genome region from Cucumis sativus cultivar 9930 chromosome 4, Cucumber_9930_V3, whole genome shotgun sequence includes the following:
- the LOC101206465 gene encoding NAC domain-containing protein 87 yields MEEPQLMTTVNLPPGFRFHPTDEEIVTYYLAQKIIDAAFNAAAIGEADLNKCEPWDLPQKAKMGEKEWYFFCQRDRKYPTGMRTNRATQTGYWKATGKDREIYKGKSVLAGMKKTLVFYKGRAPKGEKTNWVMHEFRLEPKFAHFLRLPRPVKDDWVVCRVFHKNPTMAATTPIRRIQTTSDLSSSLPPLIDPPATTLIPINSGGFDDFEVKCRPSGQSDYRFKYISTDTTNDRHHYHQPAATLPLPAATTTAATTMNNVSYAPSVPDDGFFSFDQLAAVGGTMPLTTPPTMECKMEQTSWSMMSGVTQDASSSIDNSGYDLDVWDYYEN; encoded by the exons atggAAGAACCACAGCTGATGACCACCGTGAATTTGCCTCCGGGTTTCCGATTCCACCCCACGGATGAGGAGATCGTCACTTATTATCTTGCACAAAAGATTATCGACGCTGCCTTCAACGCTGCCGCCATCGGTGAAGCCGACTTGAACAAGTGTGAACCTTGGGATTTGCCTC AGAAGGCTAAGATGGGAGAAAAGGAATGGTACTTTTTTTGCCAACGGGACCGGAAATATCCGACCGGAATGAGGACGAACCGGGCCACTCAGACCGGTTACTGGAAGGCGACCGGAAAAGATCGCGAGATTTACAAGGGGAAGTCGGTTCTTGCGGGTATGAAGAAAACGCTGGTTTTTTACAAAGGAAGAGCTCCCAAAGGTGAAAAGACCAACTGGGTCATGCATGAATTTCGACTCGAACCTAAATTCGCTCACTTTCTCCGTCTTCCTAGGCCTGTTAAG GATGATTGGGTGGTTTGTCGTGTTTTTCACAAAAATCCTACTATGGCAGCTACCACACCCATAAGAAGGATTCAGACTACTTCTgacctttcttcttctctcccaCCCTTAATTGATCCTCCCGCTACTACTCTCATTCCAATCAACAGCGGAGGATTTGACGATTTCGAAGTCAAGTGTAGGCCATCAGGACAATCCGATTATCGCTTTAAGTACATCTCAACTGACACTACAAATGATCGCCATCATTATCACCAACCGGCAGCAACACTTCCATTGCCCGCCGCCACAACTACTGCTGCAACCACAATGAACAACGTCTCTTATGCACCGTCGGTTCCTGACGACGGATTCTTCTCCTTTGATCAGTTAGCCGCCGTTGGTGGGACAATGCCACTAACGACACCACCAACAATGGAGTGCAAAATGGAACAAACTTCGTGGTCGATGATGAGCGGCGTGACCCAAGATGCATCGTCGTCCATCGACAACAGCGGTTACGATCTGGATGTGTGGGATTActatgaaaattga